From Pseudomonas sp. G2-4:
CAGCTTCATCGTCGGCGGCGCGGCCCTCGCGGCCCTGCCACTGGTCACCGCCGGTTTCTACTCCAAGGACGAGATCCTCTGGGAAGCGTTCGCCAGCGGTAACCAAGGCCTGCTCTATGCCGGCCTGGTGGGGGCATTCATGACCTCGCTGTACACCTTCCGCCTGATCTTCATCGCGTTCCACGGTGAAGCCAAGACCGAAGCCCACGCCGGCCACGGCATTGCCCATTGGCTGCCGCTGTCGGTGCTGATCGTGCTGTCGACCTTCGTCGGCGCCATGATCACCCCGCCGCTGGCCGATGTGCTGCCCCAAAGCGTCGGCCATGCCGGCGGCGAAGCCAAGCACAGCCTGGAGATCGCCTCGGGCGCCATCGCCCTGGCGGGTATCCTGCTGGCTGCCCTGCTGTTCCTGGGCAAGCGCCGTTTCGTCACGGCCATCGCCAACAGTGGTATCGGGCGATTCCTTTCGACCTGGTGGTTCGCCGCCTGGGGCTTCGACTGGATCTACGACAAACTGTTCGTCAAGCCATACCTTGCGATCAGCCACATTCTGCGCAAAGACCCGCTCGACCAGACCATTGGCCTGATCCCGCGCATGGCCAAGGGCGGCCACACCGCCCTGAGCCGTACCGAGACCGGTCAATTGCGTTGGTATGCGGCTTCCATGGCGGCTGGCGCCGTGCTGGTTATCGGCGCCATCGTGCTGGTAGCGGTCTGATATGAACCTTGCGAACTTGCGAAAGGAAACGAGCCCGTCATGATTCTGCCCTGGCTAATCCTGATCCCCTTCATCGGCGGCCTGCTGTGCTGGATCGCGGAGCGCTCCAGCTCCACGCTCCCGCGCTGGATTGCGCTGCTGACCATGTCCCTGGAACTCGCGCTCGGCCTCTGGCTGTGGGCGACCGGCGACTATTCATTTGCTCCGGCCCCTGGCGCCGATCCAACCTGGGCGCTTGAATTCAAGCACATCTGGATCGAACGCTTCGGCATCAGCGTGCACCTGGCCCTCGACGGCCTGTCGCTGCTGATGATCCTGCTGACCGGCCTGCTGGGTATCCTTTCGGTACTCTGCTCCTGGAAAGAGATCCAGCGTCACGTCGGCTTCTTCCACCTGAACCTGATGTGGATCCTGGGCGGCGTGATCGGCGTGTTCCTGGCGCTGGACCTGTTCATGTTCTTCTTCTTCTGGGAAATGATGCTGGTGCCGATGTACTTCCTCATCGCGCTCTGGGGTCACAGTTCTTCGGACGGCAAGAAAACCCGGATCTACGCGGCGACCAAGTTCTTCATCTTCACCCAGGCCTCTGGCCTGATCATGTTGGTGGCGATCCTTGGGCTGGTGCTGGTCAACTTCAACAACACCGGCGTGATTACCTTCAACTACGCCGACCTGTTGAAAGTGCAGATGTCCAAGACCACCGAGTACGTGCTGATGCTGGGCTTCTTCATCGCCTTCGCGGTGAAGCTGCCGGTGGTGCCGTTCCACTCCTGGCTGCCGGATGCCCACGCCCAGGCGCCAACCGCTGGTTCCGTGGACTTGGCGGGTATCCTGCTGAAGACCGCAGCCTATGGCCTGCTGCGCTTTGCCCTGCCGCTGTTCCCCAATGCCTCGGCGGAGTTCGCGCCGATTGCCATGACCCTGGGCCTGATCGGGATTTTCTACGGGGCGTTCCTGGCGTTCGCCCAGACCGACATCAAGCGCCTGATCGCATTCTCCAGCGTTTCGCACATGGGCTTCGTGCTGATCGGGATCTACTCCGGCAGCCAGTTGGCCTTGCAAGGCGCGGTAATCCAGATGCTGGCACACGGTCTGTCGGCGGCGGCGCTGTTTATCCTCAGCGGCCAGTTGTACGAGCGCCTGCACACCCGGGACATGCGTGAGATGGGTGGCCTGTGGTCGCGCATCGCCTACCTGCCGGCCATCAGCCTGTTCTTCGCGGCTGCCTCCCTGGGCCTGCCGGGCACGGGCAACTTCGTCGGAGAGTTCCTGATCCTGATCGGCTCGTTCGTCAGTGCACCGTGGATCACCGCCATCGCCACCTCCGGCCTGGTGTTCGGTTCGGTCTACTCGCTGATCATGATCCACCGCGCCTACTTCGGCCCGTCCAAGTCGGACGAAGCGCTGCGCGGCATGGACGGTCGCGAACTGATCATGGTGCTCGGCCTTGCGGTGCTGCTGGTTTACCTCGGCGTTTTCCCGCAACCGTTCCTCGACACATCTGCCGCCACGATGCATGGCGTGCAGCAGTGGCTCGGCACCGCCTTCTCTCAACTCGCTTCGGCCCGGTAAGAGCGCTATGGAATTTACGATTCAACACTTTATCGCGCTTGCGCCGCTGTTGATCACCAGCGCCACGATCATCGTGGTGATGCTGGCGATCGCCTGGCGGCGTAATCACTCACAGACCTTCCTGCTGTCGGTGGCGGGGCTGAACCTGGCCCTGCTGTCGATCCTGCCGGCCCTGAAAGTCGCGCCACTGGCAGTCACGCCGTTGATACAAATCGACAGCTTCGCCTGCCTCTACATGGCGTTGATCCTGGTCGCCACCCTGGCCTGTGTCACCCTCGCCCACGCCTACCTCGGCGATGGCGGTTCGGGTTACCCGGGCAACCGCGAAGAACTGTACCTGCTGATCCTGATGGCCGCCGCCGGTGGCCTGGTCCTGGTCAGCGCGCAGCACCTGGCCAGCCTGTTCATCGGCCTGGAACTGCTGTCGGTGCCGGTCTATGGCCTGGTGGCCTACGCCTTCTTCAACAAGCGCTCCCTGGAAGCCGGCATCAAGTACATGGTGCTGTCGGCGGCCGGTTCCGCGTTCCTGTTGTTCGGCATGGCCCTGCTCTACGCCGAAGCCGGCACCCTGAGTTTCGTCGGCATCGGCCAGGCCCTGGCGGCCACCGGGCTACCTAGCCCGATCGCGCAACTGGGCCTGGGCATGATGTTGATCGGCCTGTCGTTCAAGCTGTCGCTGGTGCCCTTCCACCTGTGGACCCCGGACGTCTACGAAGGCGCCCCGGCGCCCGTGGCGGCGTTCCTGGCCACCGCGTCGAAAGTGGCGGTGTTCGCAGTGATGGTGCGTCTGTTCCAGATCTCGCCAGTGGCCAGCAGCGGTGTGCTGAGCAACGTACTGACCATCATCGCCATTGCGTCGATCCTGTTCGGTAACCTGCTGGCGCTGACCCAGAGCAACCTCAAGCGTCTGCTGGGTTACTCGTCCATCGCCCACTTCGGTTACCTGCTGATCGCCCTGATCGCCAGCAAGGGCCTGGCCGTGGAAGCCATCGGCGTGTACCTGGTCACCTACGTGATCACCAACCTCGGCGCCTTCGGCGTGATCACCCTGATGTCCTCGCCGTACAACGGCCGCGACGCCGACGCCCTGTACGAATACCGCGGCCTGTTCTGGCGCCGTCCGTACCTGACCGCCGTGCTGACCGTGATGATGCTGTCCCTGGCCGGCATCCCGCTGACCGCCGGCTTCATCGGCAAGTTCTACATCATCGCCACTGGCGTCGAGGCTCACCAATGGTGGCTGGTCGGCTCCCTGGTGCTGGGCAGTGCTATCGGCGTGTTCTACTACCTGCGCGTGATGGTCACCCTGTACCTGATGGAACCGAACCTGCGGCGCCACGATGCCGAGCTGCACTGGGAACAGAAGGCAGGCGGCGTGATGCTGCTGGCCATCGCCGTGTTGGCGTTCTTCCTTGGTGTGTACCCGCAGCCGTTGCTGACCTTGGTCCAGCAGGCTGGCCTGACGGGTTGATCGTGTAGCGGTAGATCGCAGAAAACATAAACGGCACCTTCGGTGCCGTTTTTGCGTTTGAGGGATGATGGATTTTCAAAAACCCGTGACCGCAAGTTCCTGAGAGATCAAATCAAACCTGCGCTATAAAAGCCCCTTTACCATAGGGACACATGCCAGTTGAAGACCCGAAGGGGAATGGTAAATCGCAGGCTCCTCGCCCACGAAACCGTAGCGTCGGTAAAAGTCAGCCGCATTCAAAGTTGCATCAAGCTTGACTTCCTCCAGGCCCAATTCTCGCGCCAGGGACTCAAGGTGGTCCAGGACTCTCCTGCCGATACCCCGCTGCATAAAATCAGGATGCACAAAGATCGCGCCGATTTCGCTGTTCTCCAGGTCAAGCATTCCTGTTGCCACCGGCTCTCCGTCGATACAGCCCAGATAGAAGTGCTTCTCCATCAGTGTGTAATAGCCATCTGAGGCCGCACCAGCCGTCCAGGCCAATAGCTGCGTCTCGGTGTAGGCGTTGATGCATTGATGCCGTATCGCTAGAAGGCGAATGTCGAATGCTGTCTGGGAATCACTGTGGTCGGCTCGTCTAATCTCGAACATTTCAGTCTCCGTCAGCCATGTTCGGACGGAGAACTAAAAAAGCCCCGTCCATCTCTGGCGGGGCTTGGGGTAACACGTCAAATTCTAAGCACGCATGACCTCATGGCCCGCCAGAGGCGGTCATAGAGGAACACAGCATGTTCATTCGACGTATGTAAATCATGGGTGGATAGTGCTGTGGATGGCCGGACAAGTCAATTTCGAAGCGGCTTTGAGCAGTGGGCAGCGTGGATTCTATCCAGACTGCATGACGTCCAAATGTAGGGCTATCCTTGTGATCGGCTAACTTGCAGGCCCGGGAGGAGAGACAAGGTTGAACGTCGATTTTGAATGCGTCGTCGTAGGCGCTGGCGTCGTTGGGCTCGCCGTGGCGCGAGAGATGGCCCGGGCCGGTCACGAAGTGCTGCTGATCGAAGCCGGCGACGCCATCGGCATGGGCATCAGCTCGCGCAACTCGGAAGTCATCCACGCTGGCATCTATTACCCACAGGGCAGCCTCAAGGCGCAATTGTGCGTCGAAGGCCGGCGCCGGCTGTACGACTATTGTGAGAGCCACGGCGTCGCGACCCGCCGGCTTGGCAAGTTGATCGTCGCCAAGGACCAGGCCCAGGTGGCCGCGCTTGAAGCCTTGTTGGAACGCGGTTTGACGAATGGCGTGGACGATTTGCGCCTGCTCGATCAAAAACAGGCGTTGGACCTGGAGCCGGCCCTGGCGTGTGTCGGCGCGTTGTATTCGCCTTCCACCGGTATCGTCGATTCCCACGCCTTGATGCTGGCCTTGCAGGGCGATGCCGAAGCGGCCGGGGCGAACGTCGCGTTTTGCACCCCGCTGTTGAGTGCTCGTGTCACCGCCGATGGCTTCCTGCTGGAATTGGGTGGCACGGCGCAGATGAGCTTGTCCTGCCGCCAACTGATAAACGCCGCCGGCCTCCAGGCGCCCGCCCTCGCCCGCCGCATCGAAGGCCTGGCGCCGCAATCGGTGCCCCCTGATTACTTGTGCAAGGGCAACTACTTCAGCCTGGCCGGACGCGCGCCGTTCCGGCATCTGGTTTATCCCGCCCCGCAAGCCGCCGGCCTGGGCATCCACATGACCTTGGACCTGGCGGGCCAGGCGCGTTTCGGTCCTGACATTGAATGGGTCGAGGGTGAAGACTATCGAGTCGATCCGGCACGGGCCGAAGCCTTCTACTCGGCGATTCGCAATTACTGGCCAGGCCTGCCGGACCAGAGCCTGCAACCGGCCTATAGCGGCATCCGCCCGAAAATCTCCGCTCCCGGCGAACCCGCCCGCGACTTTCTTTTCAGCGGTAGAGCCGAGCATCAGGTGCCGGGATTGATCAATCTGTTCGCAATTGAGTCGCCTGGGCTGACCTCGTGCCTGGCGATTGCGACGCGAGTCCGGCAACTGATCGAAAGCGCTTAGCCATCAGCGCAAAGTGCAATACATTTTTCCCACCCTCTTGCAGCTTGCACGAACATGAAAAACGCAGTTAATTCAACCAATTGTTTTTAAAGGGTTTTTAAACACGCTTCGGCTGGCACGGCTGATGCAATTTACCTGACACGCGGCGTTGGCGCTTGAAGCCGGCCCGTAACCGTGAATTGCCAGGAGCTACTTATGAACGCCATCGACCTGTTGAAAGCCGACCATGAACGCGTCAAGGCCATCTTGACCCAGTTGAGCGAGTCCACCGACCGCGCCCTCAAGAAACGCACCGACCTGTTGGCAAAACTGGAAATGGAAATCTCTATCCATACCCGCCTTGAGGAAGAAATTCTTTACCCAGCGTTCAAGCAGGCGGGGGGCAAGGATGAGGCCGAGATGTATTTCGAAGCCAAGGAAGAGCACCGCACCGTCGACTCGCTGGTGCTGCCGGACCTGAAAACCACCGACCCATCCCAGCCAGAATTTGCCGGTCGCGTGAAAGTGGTCAAGGAGCTGCTGGAGCACCACATCGAAGAAGAAGAAAAGGAAATGTTCCCCCACGCGAAGAAACTGCTGGGCAAAGCGAAACTGGATGCCCTGGGTGAAGAAATGGAAACCATGAAAGCGCAGTACAAAAAAGAATTGAGCAGCGCCAACCTCGCCGCCTGATCCCTTGCTGTGGATGCTTTCAGCCGCCAAATGGCGGCTGAAAGCGTCACGGCTCGTTATTGCATCTGTTCGCGCAAGAACTCCACCAGCGCCTGTACCGGGCGAGCGCTTTGTCGATGTTGCGGGTACACCGCCGACAGCGCGAGCGGCTCGGTTTCGAAACCCTCCAATACCTTGATCAACCGTCCGTCCTTCAAGGCATCGCCAAGGATGAATGTCGGCAGGTAGGTGATGCCCATGCCGGCGATGGCCGCGTCCCTGAGCAAATCACCGTTATTGGCGCGCATGCGGCCCGCCACCTCCAGGGTCACGGATTTGCCGGGCCCACCGAATCGCCACTGGACCTGACGGCTGTGACCATAGGGCAGGCAGTCATGCTGGCGCAGGTCTTCAGGCCGCGCGGGCGTGCCACGTTGTGCCAGGTAAGCCGGGCTGGCGCAGTACACCCGCTCGATGGTCGCAATGCGCCGGGCGATCAAGGTTGAATCCTCCAGCATGCCGATCCGCAGCGCCAGGTCGTAGCCCTCCCCCAGCAGATCCACCGAACGGTCGCTCAGGTCCACCTCCACGCTGACACCCGGATAGCGCTGCAGAAAAACCGGCAAGAGGCTGCCCAGATGCGCTACCGCGAACGACAGCGGCGCGCTGAGGCGAATGGTCCCGCGAGGCTCGCTGGTCTGGCCGCTGATGCCCTGCTCCACTTGCTCGATTTCGCTGAGCAGGCGTAGCGCCGCCTCGTAGTAACGCTGGCCCAAAGGCGTAACGTCCAGCCGCCGCGTCGAGCGATTGAGCAGACGCACCCCAAGGCGCTGCTCCAGTTCCATGAGCTTGCGGCTGACGA
This genomic window contains:
- a CDS encoding GNAT family N-acetyltransferase, whose product is MFEIRRADHSDSQTAFDIRLLAIRHQCINAYTETQLLAWTAGAASDGYYTLMEKHFYLGCIDGEPVATGMLDLENSEIGAIFVHPDFMQRGIGRRVLDHLESLARELGLEEVKLDATLNAADFYRRYGFVGEEPAIYHSPSGLQLACVPMVKGLL
- a CDS encoding hemerythrin domain-containing protein; the encoded protein is MNAIDLLKADHERVKAILTQLSESTDRALKKRTDLLAKLEMEISIHTRLEEEILYPAFKQAGGKDEAEMYFEAKEEHRTVDSLVLPDLKTTDPSQPEFAGRVKVVKELLEHHIEEEEKEMFPHAKKLLGKAKLDALGEEMETMKAQYKKELSSANLAA
- the nuoN gene encoding NADH-quinone oxidoreductase subunit NuoN, which gives rise to MEFTIQHFIALAPLLITSATIIVVMLAIAWRRNHSQTFLLSVAGLNLALLSILPALKVAPLAVTPLIQIDSFACLYMALILVATLACVTLAHAYLGDGGSGYPGNREELYLLILMAAAGGLVLVSAQHLASLFIGLELLSVPVYGLVAYAFFNKRSLEAGIKYMVLSAAGSAFLLFGMALLYAEAGTLSFVGIGQALAATGLPSPIAQLGLGMMLIGLSFKLSLVPFHLWTPDVYEGAPAPVAAFLATASKVAVFAVMVRLFQISPVASSGVLSNVLTIIAIASILFGNLLALTQSNLKRLLGYSSIAHFGYLLIALIASKGLAVEAIGVYLVTYVITNLGAFGVITLMSSPYNGRDADALYEYRGLFWRRPYLTAVLTVMMLSLAGIPLTAGFIGKFYIIATGVEAHQWWLVGSLVLGSAIGVFYYLRVMVTLYLMEPNLRRHDAELHWEQKAGGVMLLAIAVLAFFLGVYPQPLLTLVQQAGLTG
- a CDS encoding NAD(P)/FAD-dependent oxidoreductase is translated as MNVDFECVVVGAGVVGLAVAREMARAGHEVLLIEAGDAIGMGISSRNSEVIHAGIYYPQGSLKAQLCVEGRRRLYDYCESHGVATRRLGKLIVAKDQAQVAALEALLERGLTNGVDDLRLLDQKQALDLEPALACVGALYSPSTGIVDSHALMLALQGDAEAAGANVAFCTPLLSARVTADGFLLELGGTAQMSLSCRQLINAAGLQAPALARRIEGLAPQSVPPDYLCKGNYFSLAGRAPFRHLVYPAPQAAGLGIHMTLDLAGQARFGPDIEWVEGEDYRVDPARAEAFYSAIRNYWPGLPDQSLQPAYSGIRPKISAPGEPARDFLFSGRAEHQVPGLINLFAIESPGLTSCLAIATRVRQLIESA
- the nuoM gene encoding NADH-quinone oxidoreductase subunit M; its protein translation is MILPWLILIPFIGGLLCWIAERSSSTLPRWIALLTMSLELALGLWLWATGDYSFAPAPGADPTWALEFKHIWIERFGISVHLALDGLSLLMILLTGLLGILSVLCSWKEIQRHVGFFHLNLMWILGGVIGVFLALDLFMFFFFWEMMLVPMYFLIALWGHSSSDGKKTRIYAATKFFIFTQASGLIMLVAILGLVLVNFNNTGVITFNYADLLKVQMSKTTEYVLMLGFFIAFAVKLPVVPFHSWLPDAHAQAPTAGSVDLAGILLKTAAYGLLRFALPLFPNASAEFAPIAMTLGLIGIFYGAFLAFAQTDIKRLIAFSSVSHMGFVLIGIYSGSQLALQGAVIQMLAHGLSAAALFILSGQLYERLHTRDMREMGGLWSRIAYLPAISLFFAAASLGLPGTGNFVGEFLILIGSFVSAPWITAIATSGLVFGSVYSLIMIHRAYFGPSKSDEALRGMDGRELIMVLGLAVLLVYLGVFPQPFLDTSAATMHGVQQWLGTAFSQLASAR
- a CDS encoding LysR family transcriptional regulator, with product MNPFEEMRIFAQVMESGSFTAAADKLGLSKQFVSRKLMELEQRLGVRLLNRSTRRLDVTPLGQRYYEAALRLLSEIEQVEQGISGQTSEPRGTIRLSAPLSFAVAHLGSLLPVFLQRYPGVSVEVDLSDRSVDLLGEGYDLALRIGMLEDSTLIARRIATIERVYCASPAYLAQRGTPARPEDLRQHDCLPYGHSRQVQWRFGGPGKSVTLEVAGRMRANNGDLLRDAAIAGMGITYLPTFILGDALKDGRLIKVLEGFETEPLALSAVYPQHRQSARPVQALVEFLREQMQ